One Triticum dicoccoides isolate Atlit2015 ecotype Zavitan chromosome 5B, WEW_v2.0, whole genome shotgun sequence genomic window carries:
- the LOC119311815 gene encoding binding partner of ACD11 1-like, protein MEEGRRGTRTVRVRNISDLAGEREVREFFSFSGEIDHVDIRPDGAAAGRTAYVTFKDAKALEIALLLSGATIVDRVVNITSAEDYIYIPVNEQQLVVNEATSTAPTADLEQPTEANTSPTSVYASKAHDVMTTVIARGSAIRQDAVNKAKSFDEKHQLRANASARISSFDRRVGLSEKLNTGISVVNEKVKTVDQRLHVSDKTMAALLAAERKLNDTGSAVKTNRYVSAGTSWLNGAFSKVAKAGHVAGSRTREKFQIAVSNISAKGPAVVA, encoded by the exons ATGGAG gaggggaggagggggacgAGGACGGTGCGGGTGCGGAACATCTCAGATCTGGCCGGGGAGAGGGAGGTGCgcgagttcttctccttctccggcGAAATCGACCACGTCGACATCAGGCC tgacggggcggcggcggggaggacggCCTACGTCACCTTCAAGGACGCCAAGGCCCTGGagatcgcgctgctgctctcg GGAGCAACAATTGTGGATCGAGTTGTGAACATAACCTCTGCTGAAGATTACATCTACATCCCTGTTAATGAACAG CAACTTGTGGTGAATGAGGCGACAAGTACAGCTCCTACTGCAGATTTGGAACAACCTACTGAG GCCAACACAAGCCCCACTAGTGTTTATGCCAGCAAGGCTCATGATGTCATGACAACTGTCATCGCAAGGGGTTCAGCAATTCGACAAGATGCTGTGAACAAAGCTAAATCATTTGACGAGAAGCATCAGTTAAGGGCTAATGCATCAGCTAGGATCAGTTCCTTTGATAGGCGTGTTGGCCTTTCAGAGAAGTTAAATACTGGGATATCAGTCGTAAATGAAAAGGTGAAGACTGTGGACCAAAGGTTACATGTTTCTGACAAAACAATGGCTGCTTTGCTGGCTGCAGAGCGCAAGCTAAACGATACAGGCTCTGCTGTGAAAACTAACAG GTATGTGTCTGCTGGAACAAGCTGGCTGAATGGTGCCTTCAGCAAGGTTGCCAAGGCTGGTCATGTTGCTGGCTCAAGAACAAGAGAAAAGTTCCAGATAGCTGTGTCAAATATATCAGCCAAA GGGCCAGCTGTCGTTGCTTGA
- the LOC119311816 gene encoding UDP-glucose flavonoid 3-O-glucosyltransferase 7-like yields the protein MASTTSSSSTTSSSQKLRVLLIPFFATSHIEPFTDLALRLAAAADPGAAVEATVAVTPANVPIVRSLLERRTHDAAGSEGTPVKIATYPFPAVDGLPGGVENLGKAAPADSWRIDAAAVSDALMRPAQEALIREQSPDALVTDLHFVWNVRVAEELGVPCVRFSVIGAFSSLAMRHLELLAPDVAGGDPDPDVVAVVPRFPGPPLRIPRTELPEFLRRKKEVDCSTTNPFYAAQADCFGLAINTFSDLEQHYSEMNMREGYVKRAYFLGPVSPRPSPAAVGAGGGGGCIDWLDSKPGRSVVYVCFGSFAPVSDAQLRELALGLEASGRPFLWVVRAEKWTPPEGWEERVEDRGLMVTTWAPQTAILGHQAVGAFVTHCGWNSVLETVAAGVPVLTWPLVFEQFITEKLVTEVLGICVLIFGRKK from the coding sequence ATGGCCTCTACCACTAGCAGTAGCAGCACGACGAGCAGCAGCCAGAAGCTGCGTGTCCTGCTCATCCCCTTCTTCGCGACCAGCCACATCGAGCCCTTCACCGACCTCGCCCTGCGCCTGGCCGCGGCGGCTGACCCCGGCGCCGCCGTAGAGGCGACCGTCGCCGTCACGCCGGCGAACGTCCCCATCGTCCGCTCCTTGCTCGAGAGGCGTACGCATGACGCAGCCGGATCTGAGGGCACGCCCGTCAAGATAGCGACGTACCCGTTCCCGGCCGTGGACGGCCTCCCGGGGGGCGTCGAGAACCTCGGCAAGGCCGCCCCCGCCGACTCGTGGCGCATCGACGCCGCCGCCGTCAGCGACGCCCTGATGCGCCCCGCGCAGGAGGCGCTCATCAGGGAGCAGTCCCCGGACGCGCTCGTCACCGACCTGCACTTCGTCTGGAACGTCCGCGTCGCCGAGGAGCTTGGCGTGCCGTGCGTCAGGTTCAGCGTCATCGGCGCCTTCTCGTCGCTCGCCATGCGCCACCTCGAGCTCCTTGCCCCGGACGTCGCCGGCGGCGACCCCGACCCCGACGTCGTCGCCGTGGTCCCTCGGTTTCCGGGCCCTCCGTTACGGATACCGAGGACCGAGCTGCCGGAGTTCCTGAGGAGGAAAAAGGAGGTCGATTGCTCCACGACAAACCCCTTCTACGCGGCGCAAGCCGACTGCTTCGGCCTCGCCATCAACACATTCTCGGACCTGGAGCAACACTACAGCGAGATGAACATGCGCGAAGGCTACGTGAAGCGCGCCTACTTCCTAGGGCCTGTCTCGCCGCGGCCATCACCGGCAGCCgtgggcgccggcggcggcggtggctgcatCGACTGGCTTGACTCGAAACCAGGCCGCTCGGTGGTGTACGTGTGCTTCGGCAGCTTCGCGCCCGTCTCGGACGCCCAGCTGCGCGAGCTGGCTCTCGGGCTGGAGGCCTCGGGAAGGCCGTTCCTGTGGGTGGTGAGGGCGGAGAAGTGGACTCCGCCGGAGGGATGGGAGGAGCGTGTCGAAGACAGGGGGCTGATGGTCACCACCTGGGCCCCGCAGACGGCTATACTGGGGCACCAGGCGGTGGGCGCGTTCGTGACCCACTGCGGGTGGAACTCGGTGCTGGAGACGGTGGCGGCGGGCGTGCCGGTGCTGACATGGCCGCTGGTGTTCGAGCAGTTCATCACCGAGAAGCTGGTCACGGAGGTCCTCGGGATCTGCGTTTTGATTTTCGGCCGAAAAAAATGa